In Zingiber officinale cultivar Zhangliang chromosome 3B, Zo_v1.1, whole genome shotgun sequence, a single window of DNA contains:
- the LOC122054748 gene encoding uncharacterized protein LOC122054748, with translation MELTAEVAVTDDTNVQVLNRKLELDRVYSKLGEKITRIFRDYMTKVTEFEELADVGKRFLTGFHRVTAMFRTVELQKTSNNISRIIDANWNEHMKTYVEAGCKQQSQSVQNMYNCKLLPFMQTKLASEALFNELDCLKEHAIAATEAATKSVTALDDSFCEEMLKDISFEEEKEPLPKHPQDTSISEVMLMKIISDMLKLDYAMQKNIVLNLNIGTSVSELEGYCLMWNLHPYIDDDIIHRAWRYVPSHDQSSRSLPTCDALTG, from the exons ATGGAATTGACTGCTGAAGTAGCTGTTACTGATGACACTAATGTTCAG GTTTTAAATAGGAAACTGGAGCTAGATCGAGTTTATTCTAAATTAGGTGAAAAGATTACCAGAATCTTTCGAGACTACATGACAAA GGTTACCGAGTTTGAGGAGCTAGCTGATGTGGGGAAGAGGTTTCTTACTGGATTTCACAGGGTAACAG CAATGTTTAGGACAGTTGAACTTCAGAAGACTTCAAACAACATCAGTAGGATAATTGATGCTAACTGGAATGAACATATGAAAACTTATGTTGAAGCAGGGTGCAAACAACAGTCACAAAGTGTTCAAAATATGTATAATTGTAAGTTGTTACCATTCATGCAAACGAAACTGGCTT CTGAAGCTTTGTTCAATGAACTTGATTGCCTAAAGGAACATGCAATTGCTGCAACAGAAGCAGCAACCAAGAGTGTTACGGCTTTGGATGACTCTTTTTGTGAAGAAATGTTAAAAGATATTTCCTTTGAG GAAGAAAAGGAACCATTGCCCAAGCATCCTCAAGATACATCAATATCAGAAGTCATGCTAATGAAGATCATCAGTGATATGTTGAAACTCGACTATGCCATGCAG AAAAATATTGTTTTGAACTTGAACATTGGGACAAGTGTATCTGAACTAGAAGGCTATTGTCTCATGTGGAATCTGCATCCATACATAGATGATGACATTATACATCGGGCATGGCGATATGTTCCCTCTCATGATCAGAGTTCGC GTTCATTGCCAACTTGTGATGCCCTCACGGGTTAG
- the LOC122054747 gene encoding ribonucleoside-diphosphate reductase small chain C-like translates to MVTAWTRREGGSGNCGCSQLLARRGEAAAVEKTGDGAASTRGEHGRRTLPLGSEMYALLLDAYIKDNNEKHHLFDAIETIPSVARKANWALRWIESSESFAERLVAFACVEGIFFSGSFCAIFWLKKRGLMPGLTFSNELISRDEGLHCDFACLLYSLLRSKLSEERVRSIVADAVDIEREFVCDSLPVALIGMNSELMSQYIKFVADHLLRALGYENMYKVSNPFDWMELISLQGKTNFFEMLTMSSSWMRIFKMLHVVFSYLLLLCNFFFVPKLRLSDMAMIYVMLCKKFGCLLTV, encoded by the exons ATGGTCACGGCTTGGACAAGACGGGAAGGCGGCAGCGGCAATTGCGGCTGCTCGCAACTTCTTGCAAGGAGAGGGGAGGCTGCTGCGGTGGAGAAAACCGGAGACGGCGCCGCGAGCACGCGCGGGGAACATGGGAGG AGAACCTTGCCGCTCGGTTCTGAGATGTACGCGCTTCTTCTTGATGCCTACATCAAGGATAACAATGAGAAGCACCATCTCTTCGATGCTATCGAGACTATTCCTTCCGTCGCTCGCAAGGCTAATTGGGCTCTGCGATGGATTGAATCATCCGAATCCTTTGCCGAGCGACTCGTTGCCTTTGCTTGCGTCGAGGGCATTTTCTTTTCGGGTTCCTTCTGTGCTATCTTTTGGCTCAAGAAGCGTGGATTGATGCCGGGCCTGACCTTTTCAAATGAACTCATATCTCGTGATGAAGGTCTTCATTGTGATTTTGCTTGTCTCCTTTATAGCCTCCTTCGTAGTAAGCTCTCAGAGGAAAGAGTGCGGTCTATTGTTGCCGACGCTGTTGATATTGAGCGGGAATTTGTCTGTGATTCCCTTCCTGTTGCCCTTATTGGGATGAATAGTGAACTCATGAGCCAGTACATTAAGTTCGTTGCAGATCATCTTCTAAGGGCTTTAGGGTATGAAAATATGTACAAGGTAAGCAATCCTTTTGACTGGATGGAGCTCATCTCGCTGCAAGGAAAGACCAACTTTTTTGAGATGCTAACCATGAGTTCAAGCTGGATGAGGATTTTTAagatgcttcatgttgtattttcTTACCTTTTGCtattatgtaattttttttttgtgccTAAACTTAGGCTTTCGGACATGGCTATGATCTATGTTATGCTCTGTAAAAAGTTTGGGTGTTTGTTAACTGTTTAG